A region from the Salvia splendens isolate huo1 chromosome 15, SspV2, whole genome shotgun sequence genome encodes:
- the LOC121766586 gene encoding ethylene-responsive transcription factor CRF2-like, whose amino-acid sequence MWPTKYTEHLNQITATEYSPNLPPMKTLRVSVTDADATDSSSDEDAASHLKRRRVRKYIHQVTILPCCGDGDGDYKARPSEKRRSSAGGGRKSKNAAEGGGARKFRGVRQRPWGKWAAEIRDPMRRVRLWLGTYDTAEEAAMVYDHAAIQLRGPDALTNFSPRYNKDRSGYTSSSRDNAASPKSVLRFFSPEAESESSPAAGEAEGGADFPIFPLGDDLFSDLGEPVGAPGWFDQETDLYGTDIAWCSDVVSESGADLVARFGSGDDFFLEFGDVFGSDPLVTL is encoded by the coding sequence atgTGGCCTACAAAATACACCGAACACCTCAACCAAATCACCGCGACGGAATATTCCCCCAATCTCCCCCCGATGAAGACGCTCCGCGTCTCCGTCACCGACGCCGACGCCACCGACTCCTCCAGCGACGAAGACGCCGCCTCTCACCTCAAGCGTCGTAGAGTCAGGAAATACATCCACCAAGTCACGATTCTCCCCTGCTGCGGAGACGGAGACGGAGACTACAAGGCGCGGCCGTCGGAGAAGAGGCGGAGCTCTGCCGGCGGAGGGAGAAAATCGAAGAATGCGGCGGAAGGCGGCGGTGCGAGGAAATTCCGCGGCGTGCGGCAGCGGCCGTGGGGGAAGTGGGCGGCGGAGATTCGAGACCCCATGCGGCGGGTGCGGCTGTGGCTGGGGACCTACGACACGGCGGAGGAGGCGGCGATGGTGTACGACCACGCGGCCATCCAGCTGCGTGGGCCCGACGCGCTGACCAATTTCAGCCCAAGGTACAACAAGGACAGGTCAGGGTACACCTCGTCTTCGCGCGATAATGCCGCGTCACCGAAATCGGTGCTCCGCTTCTTCTCACCCGAGGCGGAATCGGAGTCGTCGCCTGCGGCAGGAGAAGCTGAGGGCGGTGCCGATTTTCCGATTTTCCCTCTTGGCGACGATTTGTTCTCGGATTTGGGGGAACCGGTTGGCGCACCCGGATGGTTTGATCAGGAGACCGATTTGTACGGAACGGATATTGCGTGGTGCTCTGACGTGGTTTCGGAGTCGGGCGCGGACTTGGTAGCGAGATTCGGGTCGGGTGATGATTTCTTTCTTGAGTTTGGGGACGTCTTCGGGTCGGATCCGCTCGTAACTCTGTGA
- the LOC121768275 gene encoding protein SPA1-RELATED 2-like isoform X2 yields the protein MDQTVGDEMPEPVDGTHIRHKENEFSITPGSSDMLQSEMVTPGVDDYTHMARNRYSVILNAKDMDRIGSSEHASASPRCMDDAGVMVEELTLRNYDGKTLTVVGSSNNRERTQTKKNQWQNLYQIGGRSGISNLHGRSGYKGKGQATSSAWEDEDNNFFPGLLDQSQPPSDFSHNNIMENQLMDNDKGIPGHTLNSSGGIRTKILSKSGFSEYFIKSTLRDKGVIHKTHACRGSGTVSGDQVNPKCGIAGSTNTAAPLGCSGKPVSSLSDRTNIDGLSLREWLEADGKKANKVEKLNIFRQVVDLVDFSHVQGSSLQDLRPSAFKLSGANLVMYLGSSVRAGVTDNFTDQDNYQSSLNRNDKRPINQRLMSIENQHVKKQRSGDKLSTIQRWPQFPSRSGTRFATNNVSKDPSNDVHEEQGPIAKTKNYSKQFGHDVPNSLHALRSSTNFMLEEKWYTSPEQFSEKGCTFASNIYCLGILLFELLGSFDSGRSHAAAMLDLRHRILPPSFFSENPKEAGFCLWLLHPEPSSRPTTREILQFELLSGTQELPRGELLSSIHEEDEESDLLLYFLATLTEQKEKYALSLSEQIQCIEADIQEIEKRKPRKSLVLSSLLQKSPAAACGSSASVDPYLKATNDAETRLMSNIRQLEHAYFSMRSNYQLADSDSATDRDVELLRSHELRCTLGKEENKTEDRLGGFFDGLCKYARYKKFKVRGILRNGEFNNSANVICSLSFDRDEDYLATGGVSKKIKIFEYKALFDDSVDIHYPVVEISNKSKLSCICWNSYIRNFLASTDYDGIVKLWDASTGQGFSEFVEHSQRAWSVDFSRVDPTKLASGSDDRLVKVWSINDRNSLCTIRSHANVCCVQFSPHSSHLLAFSSADYKTYCYDLRNVSVPWCVLAGHEKAVSYAKFLDSGTIVSASTDNTLKIWDLKKTSSNSLSRDACISSLRGHSNEKNFVGLSVNDGYITCGSETNEVFAYYKSLPMPISAHKFGSIDPMTGKETEDDNGQFVSSVCWRPKSNTVVAANSTGCIKLLQLV from the exons ATGGATCAAACAGTTGGTGATGAGATGCCTGAACCGGTTGATGGTACACATATCCGGCATAAAGAGAATGAGTTCTCAATAACACCTGGCAGCTCTGACATGCTGCAGTCAGAAATGGTTACACCTGGTGTTGATGATTATACTCATATGGCAAGAAATCGATATTCAGTTATACTGAATGCAAAAGACATGGACAGAATTGGTTCTTCTGAACATGCGAGTGCCAGTCCACGCTGTATGGATGATGCTGGGGTAATGGTTGAAGAGTTGACGCTGAGAAATTATGATGGGAAAACGTTGACTGTTGTGGGTAGTTCAAACAATAGAGAACgaacacaaactaaaaaaaatcagTGGCAGAATTTGTATCAAATAGGTGGCAGATCAGGAATCAGCAACCTTCATGGACGGAGTGGGTACAAAGGAAAAGGTCAGGCAACCTCGAGTGCCTGGGAAGATGAGGATAACAATTTCTTTCCCGGATTACTAGATCAAAGTCAGCCACCATCAGATTTTAGTCATAAtaatattatggaaaatcaaCTAATGGACAATGATAAAGGTATTCCAGGCCATACGTTAAATTCTTCTGGAGGCATTAGGACAAAGATCTTGTCTAAATCTGGTTTTTCGGAGTACTTTATTAAAAGTACATTGAGAGACAAAGGAGTAATTCATAAAACACACGCCTGCAGAGGATCTGGTACTGTGTCTGGGGACCAGGTTAATCCGAAGTGTGGCATTGCTGGTTCAACAAATACTGCCGCACCATTAGGTTGTTCTGGGAAGCCTGTTTCATCTCTTTCAGACAGAACCAATATTGATGGATTAAGTTTAAGAGAATGGCTGGAAGCTGATggaaagaaagcaaataaagttGAAAAACTGAATATATTTAGACAAGTTGTGGATCTTGTTGATTTTTCACATGTTCAAGGATCTTCGCTTCAAGATTTAAGGCCTTCCGCCTTCAAATTGTCAGGGGCAAATCTGGTCATGTATCTAGGATCTTCTGTACGTGCAGGGGTCACAGATAATTTTACAGATCAAGACAATTACCAATCTAGTCTTAATCGTAACGATAAGAGGCCAATAAATCAAAGGTTGATGTCCATTGAGAACCAGCATGTGAAGAAGCAGAGATCAGGTGATAAATTGAGCACTATCCAAAGATGGCCCCAGTTTCCATCAAGGTCTGGCACTAGATTTGCGACCAACAATGTTTCCAAGGATCCTAGCAATGATGTACACGAGGAGCAGGGTCCTATAGCAAAAACTAAGAACTACAGCAAACAGTTTGGCCATGATGTGCCTAATTCATTACATGCATTGCGGTCCTCTACGAATTTTATGTTAGAAGAGAAGTGGTATACAAGCCCAGAGCAGTTCTCTGAGAAAGGCTGTACCTTTGCATCAAACATATACTGCCTGGGAATTCTTCTATTTGAG TTACTTGGCTCATTTGATTCTGGAAGATCTCATGCTGCTGCCATGCTTGATTTACGTCATAGGATTCTCCCTCCCAGCTTTTTTTCAGAGAATCCCAAGGAAGCTGGGTTTTGCCTTTGGTTACTTCACCCTGAGCCTTCATCACGGCCCACAACCAG AGAGATTTTGCAGTTTGAACTTCTAAGTGGTACTCAAGAACTACCTCGAGGTGAGTTGTTATCATCTATTCATGAAGAAGACGAGGAATCAGATTTGTTATTGTATTTCCTTGCCACATTAACCGAGCAAAAAGAAAAGTATGCACTCAGTCTATCAGAACAAATACAGTGCATTGAAGCTGATATTCAAGAGATTGAGAAACGCAAACCTAGAAAGTCATTGGTTCTATCTTCTTTGCTTCAGAAGTCACCTGCTGCTGCATGTGGGAGCAGTGCAAGTGTAGATCCATATTTAAAGGCTACAAATGATGCAGAAACTAGGTTAATGAGTAATATCAGGCAACTCGAACATGCTTACTTTTCAATGAGATCAAACTATCAGCTTGCAGACAGTGATTCTGCCACTGATAGGGATGTAGAACTCCTGAGAAGTCATGAATTGAGGTGCACTCTGGGAAAGGAAGAGAACAAGACTGAAGATCGTCTAGGGGGCTTCTTTGACGGTTTGTGTAAATATGCTCGCTACAAAAAGTTCAAAGTAAGAGGAATACTGCGGAATGGAGAATTTAATAATTCTGCAAATGTGATCTGCTCTTTAAGTTTTGACCGTGATGAAGACTACTTAGCTACGGGAGGGGTGTCAAAGAAGATAAAAATTTTCGAATATAAAGCTCTCTTTGATGATTCAGTCGATATTCATTATCCAGTTGTTGAGATATCAAATAAGTCAAAGCTTAGTTGCATTTGCTGGAACAGCTATATCAGAAACTTCCTTGCTTCGACAGATTATGATGGCATAGTCAAG TTATGGGATGCCTCAACCGGTCAAGGGTTTTCTGAGTTTGTTGAGCATAGTCAAAGGGCTTGGTCTGTTGACTTCTCTCGTGTTGATCCTACGAAACTAGCCAGTGGCAGTGATGATCGTTTGGTGAAAGTATGGAGCATAAACGAT CGAAATAGTTTGTGCACAATAAGGAGCCATGCAAATGTTTGCTGTGTTCAGTTCTCACCTCACTCCTCCCATTTACTGGCCTTCAGCTCTGCTGATTATAAGACCTATTGCTATGATCTTCGCAATGTTTCAGTACCTTGGTGTGTGTTGGCGGGCCATGAGAAAGCTGTAAGCTATGCAAAATTCTTGGACTCAGGAACAATTGTTTCTGCATCCACTGACAACACACTGAAGATTTGGGATTTAAAGAAGACAAGTTCCAATAGTTTGTCAAGGGATGCTTGTATTTCAAGTCTCAGAGGGCATTCTAATGAGAAG AACTTTGTTGGCCTATCGGTGAATGATGGTTATATAACATGTGGTTCCGAGACAAATGAG GTATTTGCCTACTATAAATCTCTGCCCATGCCAATTTCTGCCCACAAATTTGGCTCCATTGATCCCATGACTGGCAAGGAGACAGAAGATGATAATGGACAGTTCGTTTCAAGTGTTTGCTGGAGACCCAAGTCAAATACGGTTGTTGCTGCTAATTCAACTGGATGTATCAAACTCCTACAGTTGGTTTAG
- the LOC121768275 gene encoding protein SPA1-RELATED 2-like isoform X1, which translates to MCVSVIFAISGKYHKYLDSVLSLNLFSLLIIRAFLFYGSQFSPFAFAVQLLLLIVAFFILSPVKLFQKNPVLSNCESMDQTVGDEMPEPVDGTHIRHKENEFSITPGSSDMLQSEMVTPGVDDYTHMARNRYSVILNAKDMDRIGSSEHASASPRCMDDAGVMVEELTLRNYDGKTLTVVGSSNNRERTQTKKNQWQNLYQIGGRSGISNLHGRSGYKGKGQATSSAWEDEDNNFFPGLLDQSQPPSDFSHNNIMENQLMDNDKGIPGHTLNSSGGIRTKILSKSGFSEYFIKSTLRDKGVIHKTHACRGSGTVSGDQVNPKCGIAGSTNTAAPLGCSGKPVSSLSDRTNIDGLSLREWLEADGKKANKVEKLNIFRQVVDLVDFSHVQGSSLQDLRPSAFKLSGANLVMYLGSSVRAGVTDNFTDQDNYQSSLNRNDKRPINQRLMSIENQHVKKQRSGDKLSTIQRWPQFPSRSGTRFATNNVSKDPSNDVHEEQGPIAKTKNYSKQFGHDVPNSLHALRSSTNFMLEEKWYTSPEQFSEKGCTFASNIYCLGILLFELLGSFDSGRSHAAAMLDLRHRILPPSFFSENPKEAGFCLWLLHPEPSSRPTTREILQFELLSGTQELPRGELLSSIHEEDEESDLLLYFLATLTEQKEKYALSLSEQIQCIEADIQEIEKRKPRKSLVLSSLLQKSPAAACGSSASVDPYLKATNDAETRLMSNIRQLEHAYFSMRSNYQLADSDSATDRDVELLRSHELRCTLGKEENKTEDRLGGFFDGLCKYARYKKFKVRGILRNGEFNNSANVICSLSFDRDEDYLATGGVSKKIKIFEYKALFDDSVDIHYPVVEISNKSKLSCICWNSYIRNFLASTDYDGIVKLWDASTGQGFSEFVEHSQRAWSVDFSRVDPTKLASGSDDRLVKVWSINDRNSLCTIRSHANVCCVQFSPHSSHLLAFSSADYKTYCYDLRNVSVPWCVLAGHEKAVSYAKFLDSGTIVSASTDNTLKIWDLKKTSSNSLSRDACISSLRGHSNEKNFVGLSVNDGYITCGSETNEVFAYYKSLPMPISAHKFGSIDPMTGKETEDDNGQFVSSVCWRPKSNTVVAANSTGCIKLLQLV; encoded by the exons ATGTGTGTGAGTGTCATTTTCGCCATTTCAGGTAAGTACCATAAATATCTTGACTCCGTTCTATCTCTAAATCTCTTctctttattaattattaggGCTTTTTTATTCTATGGTTCACAATTTTCCCCTTTTGCGTTTGCTGTGCAGCTTTTGCTTTTGATTGTCGCcttttttattctctctcccgTCAAACTATTTCAG AAAAATCCAGTGCTGTCCAATTGCGAGAGTATGGATCAAACAGTTGGTGATGAGATGCCTGAACCGGTTGATGGTACACATATCCGGCATAAAGAGAATGAGTTCTCAATAACACCTGGCAGCTCTGACATGCTGCAGTCAGAAATGGTTACACCTGGTGTTGATGATTATACTCATATGGCAAGAAATCGATATTCAGTTATACTGAATGCAAAAGACATGGACAGAATTGGTTCTTCTGAACATGCGAGTGCCAGTCCACGCTGTATGGATGATGCTGGGGTAATGGTTGAAGAGTTGACGCTGAGAAATTATGATGGGAAAACGTTGACTGTTGTGGGTAGTTCAAACAATAGAGAACgaacacaaactaaaaaaaatcagTGGCAGAATTTGTATCAAATAGGTGGCAGATCAGGAATCAGCAACCTTCATGGACGGAGTGGGTACAAAGGAAAAGGTCAGGCAACCTCGAGTGCCTGGGAAGATGAGGATAACAATTTCTTTCCCGGATTACTAGATCAAAGTCAGCCACCATCAGATTTTAGTCATAAtaatattatggaaaatcaaCTAATGGACAATGATAAAGGTATTCCAGGCCATACGTTAAATTCTTCTGGAGGCATTAGGACAAAGATCTTGTCTAAATCTGGTTTTTCGGAGTACTTTATTAAAAGTACATTGAGAGACAAAGGAGTAATTCATAAAACACACGCCTGCAGAGGATCTGGTACTGTGTCTGGGGACCAGGTTAATCCGAAGTGTGGCATTGCTGGTTCAACAAATACTGCCGCACCATTAGGTTGTTCTGGGAAGCCTGTTTCATCTCTTTCAGACAGAACCAATATTGATGGATTAAGTTTAAGAGAATGGCTGGAAGCTGATggaaagaaagcaaataaagttGAAAAACTGAATATATTTAGACAAGTTGTGGATCTTGTTGATTTTTCACATGTTCAAGGATCTTCGCTTCAAGATTTAAGGCCTTCCGCCTTCAAATTGTCAGGGGCAAATCTGGTCATGTATCTAGGATCTTCTGTACGTGCAGGGGTCACAGATAATTTTACAGATCAAGACAATTACCAATCTAGTCTTAATCGTAACGATAAGAGGCCAATAAATCAAAGGTTGATGTCCATTGAGAACCAGCATGTGAAGAAGCAGAGATCAGGTGATAAATTGAGCACTATCCAAAGATGGCCCCAGTTTCCATCAAGGTCTGGCACTAGATTTGCGACCAACAATGTTTCCAAGGATCCTAGCAATGATGTACACGAGGAGCAGGGTCCTATAGCAAAAACTAAGAACTACAGCAAACAGTTTGGCCATGATGTGCCTAATTCATTACATGCATTGCGGTCCTCTACGAATTTTATGTTAGAAGAGAAGTGGTATACAAGCCCAGAGCAGTTCTCTGAGAAAGGCTGTACCTTTGCATCAAACATATACTGCCTGGGAATTCTTCTATTTGAG TTACTTGGCTCATTTGATTCTGGAAGATCTCATGCTGCTGCCATGCTTGATTTACGTCATAGGATTCTCCCTCCCAGCTTTTTTTCAGAGAATCCCAAGGAAGCTGGGTTTTGCCTTTGGTTACTTCACCCTGAGCCTTCATCACGGCCCACAACCAG AGAGATTTTGCAGTTTGAACTTCTAAGTGGTACTCAAGAACTACCTCGAGGTGAGTTGTTATCATCTATTCATGAAGAAGACGAGGAATCAGATTTGTTATTGTATTTCCTTGCCACATTAACCGAGCAAAAAGAAAAGTATGCACTCAGTCTATCAGAACAAATACAGTGCATTGAAGCTGATATTCAAGAGATTGAGAAACGCAAACCTAGAAAGTCATTGGTTCTATCTTCTTTGCTTCAGAAGTCACCTGCTGCTGCATGTGGGAGCAGTGCAAGTGTAGATCCATATTTAAAGGCTACAAATGATGCAGAAACTAGGTTAATGAGTAATATCAGGCAACTCGAACATGCTTACTTTTCAATGAGATCAAACTATCAGCTTGCAGACAGTGATTCTGCCACTGATAGGGATGTAGAACTCCTGAGAAGTCATGAATTGAGGTGCACTCTGGGAAAGGAAGAGAACAAGACTGAAGATCGTCTAGGGGGCTTCTTTGACGGTTTGTGTAAATATGCTCGCTACAAAAAGTTCAAAGTAAGAGGAATACTGCGGAATGGAGAATTTAATAATTCTGCAAATGTGATCTGCTCTTTAAGTTTTGACCGTGATGAAGACTACTTAGCTACGGGAGGGGTGTCAAAGAAGATAAAAATTTTCGAATATAAAGCTCTCTTTGATGATTCAGTCGATATTCATTATCCAGTTGTTGAGATATCAAATAAGTCAAAGCTTAGTTGCATTTGCTGGAACAGCTATATCAGAAACTTCCTTGCTTCGACAGATTATGATGGCATAGTCAAG TTATGGGATGCCTCAACCGGTCAAGGGTTTTCTGAGTTTGTTGAGCATAGTCAAAGGGCTTGGTCTGTTGACTTCTCTCGTGTTGATCCTACGAAACTAGCCAGTGGCAGTGATGATCGTTTGGTGAAAGTATGGAGCATAAACGAT CGAAATAGTTTGTGCACAATAAGGAGCCATGCAAATGTTTGCTGTGTTCAGTTCTCACCTCACTCCTCCCATTTACTGGCCTTCAGCTCTGCTGATTATAAGACCTATTGCTATGATCTTCGCAATGTTTCAGTACCTTGGTGTGTGTTGGCGGGCCATGAGAAAGCTGTAAGCTATGCAAAATTCTTGGACTCAGGAACAATTGTTTCTGCATCCACTGACAACACACTGAAGATTTGGGATTTAAAGAAGACAAGTTCCAATAGTTTGTCAAGGGATGCTTGTATTTCAAGTCTCAGAGGGCATTCTAATGAGAAG AACTTTGTTGGCCTATCGGTGAATGATGGTTATATAACATGTGGTTCCGAGACAAATGAG GTATTTGCCTACTATAAATCTCTGCCCATGCCAATTTCTGCCCACAAATTTGGCTCCATTGATCCCATGACTGGCAAGGAGACAGAAGATGATAATGGACAGTTCGTTTCAAGTGTTTGCTGGAGACCCAAGTCAAATACGGTTGTTGCTGCTAATTCAACTGGATGTATCAAACTCCTACAGTTGGTTTAG
- the LOC121768275 gene encoding protein SPA1-RELATED 2-like isoform X3: MCVSVIFAISGKYHKYLDSVLSLNLFSLLIIRAFLFYGSQFSPFAFAVQLLLLIVAFFILSPVKLFQKNPVLSNCESMDQTVGDEMPEPVDGTHIRHKENEFSITPGSSDMLQSEMVTPGVDDYTHMARNRYSVILNAKDMDRIGSSEHASASPRCMDDAGVMVEELTLRNYDGKTLTVVGSSNNRERTQTKKNQWQNLYQIGGRSGISNLHGRSGYKGKGQATSSAWEDEDNNFFPGLLDQSQPPSDFSHNNIMENQLMDNDKGIPGHTLNSSGGIRTKILSKSGFSEYFIKSTLRDKGVIHKTHACRGSGTVSGDQVNPKCGIAGSTNTAAPLGCSGKPVSSLSDRTNIDGLSLREWLEADGKKANKVEKLNIFRQVVDLVDFSHVQGSSLQDLRPSAFKLSGANLVMYLGSSVRAGVTDNFTDQDNYQSSLNRNDKRPINQRLMSIENQHVKKQRSGDKLSTIQRWPQFPSRSGTRFATNNVSKDPSNDVHEEQGPIAKTKNYSKQFGHDVPNSLHALRSSTNFMLEEKWYTSPEQFSEKGCTFASNIYCLGILLFELLGSFDSGRSHAAAMLDLRHRILPPSFFSENPKEAGFCLWLLHPEPSSRPTTREILQFELLSGTQELPRGELLSSIHEEDEESDLLLYFLATLTEQKEKYALSLSEQIQCIEADIQEIEKRKPRKSLVLSSLLQKSPAAACGSSASVDPYLKATNDAETRLMSNIRQLEHAYFSMRSNYQLADSDSATDRDVELLRSHELRCTLGKEENKTEDRLGGFFDGLCKYARYKKFKVRGILRNGEFNNSANVICSLSFDRDEDYLATGGVSKKIKIFEYKALFDDSVDIHYPVVEISNKSKLSCICWNSYIRNFLASTDYDGIVKRCLPNITLNGCSYGMPQPVKGFLSLLSIVKGLGLLTSLVLILRN, translated from the exons ATGTGTGTGAGTGTCATTTTCGCCATTTCAGGTAAGTACCATAAATATCTTGACTCCGTTCTATCTCTAAATCTCTTctctttattaattattaggGCTTTTTTATTCTATGGTTCACAATTTTCCCCTTTTGCGTTTGCTGTGCAGCTTTTGCTTTTGATTGTCGCcttttttattctctctcccgTCAAACTATTTCAG AAAAATCCAGTGCTGTCCAATTGCGAGAGTATGGATCAAACAGTTGGTGATGAGATGCCTGAACCGGTTGATGGTACACATATCCGGCATAAAGAGAATGAGTTCTCAATAACACCTGGCAGCTCTGACATGCTGCAGTCAGAAATGGTTACACCTGGTGTTGATGATTATACTCATATGGCAAGAAATCGATATTCAGTTATACTGAATGCAAAAGACATGGACAGAATTGGTTCTTCTGAACATGCGAGTGCCAGTCCACGCTGTATGGATGATGCTGGGGTAATGGTTGAAGAGTTGACGCTGAGAAATTATGATGGGAAAACGTTGACTGTTGTGGGTAGTTCAAACAATAGAGAACgaacacaaactaaaaaaaatcagTGGCAGAATTTGTATCAAATAGGTGGCAGATCAGGAATCAGCAACCTTCATGGACGGAGTGGGTACAAAGGAAAAGGTCAGGCAACCTCGAGTGCCTGGGAAGATGAGGATAACAATTTCTTTCCCGGATTACTAGATCAAAGTCAGCCACCATCAGATTTTAGTCATAAtaatattatggaaaatcaaCTAATGGACAATGATAAAGGTATTCCAGGCCATACGTTAAATTCTTCTGGAGGCATTAGGACAAAGATCTTGTCTAAATCTGGTTTTTCGGAGTACTTTATTAAAAGTACATTGAGAGACAAAGGAGTAATTCATAAAACACACGCCTGCAGAGGATCTGGTACTGTGTCTGGGGACCAGGTTAATCCGAAGTGTGGCATTGCTGGTTCAACAAATACTGCCGCACCATTAGGTTGTTCTGGGAAGCCTGTTTCATCTCTTTCAGACAGAACCAATATTGATGGATTAAGTTTAAGAGAATGGCTGGAAGCTGATggaaagaaagcaaataaagttGAAAAACTGAATATATTTAGACAAGTTGTGGATCTTGTTGATTTTTCACATGTTCAAGGATCTTCGCTTCAAGATTTAAGGCCTTCCGCCTTCAAATTGTCAGGGGCAAATCTGGTCATGTATCTAGGATCTTCTGTACGTGCAGGGGTCACAGATAATTTTACAGATCAAGACAATTACCAATCTAGTCTTAATCGTAACGATAAGAGGCCAATAAATCAAAGGTTGATGTCCATTGAGAACCAGCATGTGAAGAAGCAGAGATCAGGTGATAAATTGAGCACTATCCAAAGATGGCCCCAGTTTCCATCAAGGTCTGGCACTAGATTTGCGACCAACAATGTTTCCAAGGATCCTAGCAATGATGTACACGAGGAGCAGGGTCCTATAGCAAAAACTAAGAACTACAGCAAACAGTTTGGCCATGATGTGCCTAATTCATTACATGCATTGCGGTCCTCTACGAATTTTATGTTAGAAGAGAAGTGGTATACAAGCCCAGAGCAGTTCTCTGAGAAAGGCTGTACCTTTGCATCAAACATATACTGCCTGGGAATTCTTCTATTTGAG TTACTTGGCTCATTTGATTCTGGAAGATCTCATGCTGCTGCCATGCTTGATTTACGTCATAGGATTCTCCCTCCCAGCTTTTTTTCAGAGAATCCCAAGGAAGCTGGGTTTTGCCTTTGGTTACTTCACCCTGAGCCTTCATCACGGCCCACAACCAG AGAGATTTTGCAGTTTGAACTTCTAAGTGGTACTCAAGAACTACCTCGAGGTGAGTTGTTATCATCTATTCATGAAGAAGACGAGGAATCAGATTTGTTATTGTATTTCCTTGCCACATTAACCGAGCAAAAAGAAAAGTATGCACTCAGTCTATCAGAACAAATACAGTGCATTGAAGCTGATATTCAAGAGATTGAGAAACGCAAACCTAGAAAGTCATTGGTTCTATCTTCTTTGCTTCAGAAGTCACCTGCTGCTGCATGTGGGAGCAGTGCAAGTGTAGATCCATATTTAAAGGCTACAAATGATGCAGAAACTAGGTTAATGAGTAATATCAGGCAACTCGAACATGCTTACTTTTCAATGAGATCAAACTATCAGCTTGCAGACAGTGATTCTGCCACTGATAGGGATGTAGAACTCCTGAGAAGTCATGAATTGAGGTGCACTCTGGGAAAGGAAGAGAACAAGACTGAAGATCGTCTAGGGGGCTTCTTTGACGGTTTGTGTAAATATGCTCGCTACAAAAAGTTCAAAGTAAGAGGAATACTGCGGAATGGAGAATTTAATAATTCTGCAAATGTGATCTGCTCTTTAAGTTTTGACCGTGATGAAGACTACTTAGCTACGGGAGGGGTGTCAAAGAAGATAAAAATTTTCGAATATAAAGCTCTCTTTGATGATTCAGTCGATATTCATTATCCAGTTGTTGAGATATCAAATAAGTCAAAGCTTAGTTGCATTTGCTGGAACAGCTATATCAGAAACTTCCTTGCTTCGACAGATTATGATGGCATAGTCAAG AGATGCTTACCTAACATTACACTCAATGGCTGTAGTTATGGGATGCCTCAACCGGTCAAGGGTTTTCTGAGTTTGTTGAGCATAGTCAAAGGGCTTGGTCTGTTGACTTCTCTCGTGTTGATCCTACGAAACTAG
- the LOC121766747 gene encoding histone H1-like encodes MVNSRGFLWGNTNSLTDWLISRRFNPGSRRRFQRSSSPYAIAKYMEDTHKSVMPANFREILGLQLKNSAVKGKLNEIKASYKLSDVGKKAAATKPATKKAAAPATKKSKLAAVVGTKRKADVVKKVAAKKHVKKAASPVKAKQPKSIKSPAAKRARRVVAV; translated from the exons ATGGTCAATTCACGTGGCTTTTTGTGGGGCAATACAAACTCGCTCACTGATTGGCTG ATTTCACGGCGATTCAACCCAGGTTCTCGCCGGCGATTCCAACGTAGTTCGAGCCCTTACGCGATTGCGAAGTACATGGAGGACACGCACAAATCTGTTATGCCGGCCAATTTCAGGGAGATTCTAGGGCTCCAACTCAAAAATTCTGCTGTGAAGGGGAAATTAAACGAAATCAAGGCCTCGTACAAGTTATCCGATGTCGGAAAGAAGGCGGCGGCGACAAAGCCTGCTACAAAGAAAGCTGCTGCACCTGCCACTAAAAAATCGAAGTTGGCTGCTGTTGTGGGAACTAAGAGGAAGGCGGATGTGGTGAAGAAGGTGGCGGCAAAGAAGCATGTGAAGAAGGCGGCGAGTCCGGTGAAGGCGAAGCAGCCTAAGAGCATAAAATCCCCTGCTGCTAAGAGGGCGAGGAGGGTTGTTGCTGTGTGA